A single genomic interval of Cydia splendana chromosome 10, ilCydSple1.2, whole genome shotgun sequence harbors:
- the LOC134794262 gene encoding bursicon → MIHSHVILFSVLFLSTCQIKQSKSSLITQEVELPPGQECIMTPVVHVLKHPGCQPQLIPSYACVGKCTSYLQVSGSKIWQMERSCNCCQESGEREATVDLYCPEAKKEENRYRKVVTKAPLECMCRPCGTIDSNAIIPQETVGYAEEGPLHNHFRKSF, encoded by the exons atgATTCACAGTCACGTTATTTTGTTCAGTGTATTATTTTTGTCAACATGCCAGATAAAACAAAGCAAGTCCAGTCTTATAACCCAAGAAGTTGAGCTACCACCAG GTCAGGAATGTATCATGACTCCAGTGGTGCATGTATTGAAACATCCAGGGTGCCAGCCACAGCTGATTCCATCGTATGCTTGCGTTGGAAAATGCACCAGCTATTTACAG GTATCAGGAAGCAAAATTTGGCAAATGGAACGTTCATGTAATTGTTGCCAGGAGTCTGGTGAACGGGAAGCTACGGTTGATTTATATTGCCCAGAAGCAAAAAAGGAAGAGAATAGATACAGGAAG gtgGTTACAAAAGCACCACTTGAATGCATGTGTCGTCCTTGTGGTACTATTGATTCAAATGCTATTATTCCACAAGAAACAGTTGGATATGCTGAAGAAGGACCGCTCCATAATCATTTCAGGAAAAGCTTCTAG
- the LOC134794540 gene encoding partner of bursicon yields the protein MALHKSKLLVLLVLEFVLVTLVTCSADENCETSLSEILVTKEEYDEMGRLVRTCNGEVTVNKCEGMCSSQVHPSIATITGFLKECHCCRENYLKERIVTLSHCYNADGVRLEDPKYAVMEVRLQEPDECQCFKCGDYSR from the exons ATGGCTTTACATAAATCTAAACTTTTAGTTCTACTTGTTTTAGAATTTGTACTTGTTACTTTAGTTACTTGTTCAGCTGATGAAAATTGTGAAACATCTCTGAGTGAGATATTGGTCACGAAGG AAGAGTATGACGAAATGGGAAGACTGGTCAGAACATGTAATGGAGAGGTCACTGTGAACAAATGTGAAGGAATGTGCAGTAGCCAAGTACACCCTTCTATTGCAACTATTACAGGATTTTTAAAG gAATGTCACTGTTGTAGAGAAAATTACCTCAAAGAACGTATCGTTACACTTTCACATTGTTACAATGCCGATGGGGTAAGACTGGAAGATCCTAAATACGCTGTCATGGAAGTAAGGCTTCAAGAGCCAGACGAATGCCAATGTTTTAAATGTGGAGACTATAGCCGATGA